In Flavobacterium praedii, the DNA window ATTATTCAACGTCAGCCTTTCCAAAAAATTAGCTTTTCACAGCAACATACCTATTTTGTCTATTCAATAAATAAATTCTATTTCAACTAGTTGGGCGTGACCCCGTTGAGCAAAGGGGCTTACTCGTAGTGCCGCTCATACAGCCCCTTTGCTCAACGCTGTCGGGCTATACGCACTACTTCGGTAGCTTGCTTCTATCCCTCACGCAAAACCGATGAACAAGACGTTTAATGCATTAAAACAAAATAAGAACCTTGTTTTTTATCGGTTCAAAATCATAAAAATATATTTTCATCAATTAAAAATTTAAATACCTTAGTAATGAAAAAGATTTTATTTCCCACCGATTTTTCCGAAGTTGCCAATAATGCTTTTATCCATGCATTGCATTTTGCTAAAATTGTAAACGGAGAAGTTTTATTGTTGCACACTTTTGATTTGCCAATAGTAGACAATCAATTTATTCCAGATAATTATTATACTATTTTTGATTCCTTACAATTGGCACAATTTGATATGTTTAAGGAAGAAATTCCAAAACTCCGAGAAATGGCCATTGCCCATCATCTAGATCATATAAAATTAAGCCATAAACTTGTTGATGGTGACCTAATTTATGCTATCAAACAAGCAGTCATAGACGAAAGAATAGATTATGTGGTTATGGGAACCTCCGGTGCTACAGGTTGGGAATCTTTTTTTATAGGTTCAAATACCGGTGCTGTGGTAACTGCTGTCGATGTTCCTGTTTTATGTGTACCTATCGAAGCAAAATACTCAAAAATTGAAACGATTGGCTTTACAACCAGATTCAGAGATAAAGATAAAGCAGCTTTAAAGCAAGTAATCAAAATGGCAAAAAAAACGCATGCGGTTGTAAAATGTTTGTATGTAAAAACTAGTAAATCAGATGTTAAAGATGATACTGTTGCTCAATGGAAAATAGAATTCGAAAAAGAACCTGTTCAGTTTTCAATTGTAAAAAGTGATCTTGTAAAAGAAACAATTTTAGATTTTATCTCCCACAAAAACATAGATACTTTGGCAATGATTACCCATAAACGTAATTTCTTCTCCGAGCTATTTAAACCAAGTTTGACTCAAAAATTCTCGAATATATCAACCATTCCTGTTTTGGCAATGCACGAAGAATAGAATTCAATTAATTTGTTATTTTGCCATTGCAATTGATATTGCCATTGGCTTTCCCTACATTTGTATATCATTAAAACAAGCATGGAAATATACAAAAGTTATAGTCAAAATTATTTAGAGGAGTTAAAATCAATAAATACAAAATACAATAGCATTAGTTTTCTGAGGTTTATTAGTATTTTGCTTTTTTTAGGAAGTTTATTTTATTACATAAAAACTAGTGAATCAGTATTTGTCATGGCAGCAATTATACTCTTTGCTAGTTTTCTTTTTTTGATGCGAATCCACTCGAAACTTTCTTTTCAAAAGAAAATTAAAACGGCATTGGTAGAAATCAACAACAATGAAATTAATTATTTAGAAAGAAAATCAATCCCTTTTGAAAATGGTTCCGAATTCAATGATTTTCATCATCCTTATGCTTATGATCTTGATATTTTTGGAGATCATTCGTTGTTCCAAAATCTAAACAGAACCGCCACTTTCATAGGAAAAAAAACTTTGGCCAAAAAGCTTTTAACCCTTTTACACAATGATGAAATTCTAAAGAATCATCTGGCAGTGCAGGAATTAAAAGAAAAATTAAATTGGCGTCAGGAGTTTTTGGCTCTTGCCAAAATAGGGCAGGATAATCAATCGGTATATTCGTCTTTACTACAATGGAGTCGATTTGAAAGTACACCTTTATCAAAAGTTAGTGTTGCTTTGTCTTTCCTTTTTCCAATAGGTTTTTTTTGTAATTTGTTGGGTTATATTTTGACCTCCAATCCTGTTTTTTTATCGTATTTAACCTTTTTCTTTGTGTTGAATATGTCTTTTTTAGGCAGATTTTATAAAAGAATAACAATAGAAATTGCCAACGCCGAAAATATTGATGTTATCGTTGGACAATATAGTTTATTGGTTCAGAAAATAGAAAACGAAACTTTTCATTCTGATAAATTAGTTGATTTACAACAAAAACTGAATTTTCAAAATCAGAAAGCAAGTGTACATCTTAAGAAATTATCGGGCTTATTCTCCAATATGGATACGATCGGAAATTTTGTGACAGGTATAGTACTCAATGGAACCTTCCTTTTTAACTTCCACGTTCTGAAATCGCTGATCGCTTGGAAAAAACAGCATACTATTGTTCTAGAAGAATGGTTAGAAGTAATTGGAGAATTCGAAACACTCAGTAGTTTGGCGAATTTCTCTTTTAATAATCCGGAGTTTGTGTATCCAACTTTAAACACTAATTTTAAAATTGATTTTTCTAACTTAAGTCATCCTTTGCTGAATCCAGCAACTAGAGTAGGGAATGAGGTGCAGTTTCATCCACAATCGTTTATGATTTTGACGGGTTCGAATATGTCGGGCAAAAGTACTTTTTTGCGTAGTTTAGGAATCAATATGGTGCTTTCGGGGATGGGAGCTCCCGTATGCGCGAGTCAGGCCAATGTACATCCGCTACCTGTTTTGGTTTCTATGCGATTATCCGATTCCTTGTCCGATAGTGAATCCTATTTCTTTGCCGAAATCAAGCGCTTAAAGCAAATTATGGATGAATTGGAAATGAATCCTGCCTTTGTGCTTTTGGATGAAATTTTAAGAGGAACCAACTCCGATGACAAACGAAATGGAACGATTGAAGTGGTCAAAAAAGTAATTTCCAAAAAAGCCATTGGTGCCATTGCTACACATGATATTGAAGTTTGTTTGACCACCAATGATTATCCAGATATTCTAACCAACAAATGCTTTGAAGTCGAAATCAGCAACGATGAACTGCATTTTGATTACACACTTCGTAACGGTATTTGTAAAAACAAAAGCGCTACTTTTTTGATGAAGAAGATGGGGGTTATTTAAAAAAAGTGTTCAGTATTCAGTTTTTTAGTATTCAGTCTCAGTAATCTTTGTCAAAGTTTTGAACTTTGACAAAGATTGATTTGCACCATTTTCTGCAAGGTTTTTTTTAACCGAGATTCCGCAATAGGAAATATTTCACGAAGATGCGCAAAGGATTCGCAAAGACACGCAAAGGGAAATCTAATTCTTTGAATGGAGGTTAAAAAACTTTGTGATTCTTCGCTAATTCTTCGTGTAACTCTGCGTAATAATGTCTAATGCTGAATCCGGGTTTAACCTTGTAGGTATTGAACCTAAGGATAAACGACCAATATACCTACAAGGTTCAAAAAAAACCTTGCAGGGTAATCTAGGAGCAATTGATTTAGTTCTTTTGAAAAACAAAATCTTATAATTTTCCTTAAAGTTCTTGTATACGCGTAAGTGATAGAAGCTAGCTACCGAAGTAGCGCGAATAGCACGACCCCCGATAGGAAAAAGGGCAATGACGACAAAGAAACGAGCCCTTTTTTCTAGCGGGGGTTACGCCCACACAAGCTTAATCGGACTGACGAGGTAAATAATTTTAAACCGATCTATTTGTTCAGTTAAGTTCAAAAAAAAACCAAAACTCTGGTTAGGAATTTCGGTTTTTTAAATATAAAAAATGGTTTTGGTTAGTTTAGTATTTTGAGGTAACTAGCTGTTTAGCATTACAGGCATCACTAGCATGGTTACGGTTTCGCCATCTTCTAGTCCATCTATCGGAGTTAGAATACCAGCTCTGTTTGGTAATGACATTTCAAGCATTATCATATCAGATTGCAAATTATTCAACATTTCGGTTAAGAAACGAGAGTTGAAACCGATTTGCATATCATCTCCTTGGTAATCACAAGTCAATCTTTCTTCGGCCTTGTTGGAGTAGTCAATATCTTCGGCAGAAATGTTTAATTCGGCTCCAGCCACTTTCAAACGAATTTGGTGTGTGGTTTTGTTAGAGAAAATCGCAACACGACGAACTGAGCTCAAGAATTGAGAACGATCCATCATCAATTTGTTTGGATTTTCTTTTGGAATAACGGCTTCGTAATTTGGATATTTTCCATCGATTAAACGACATAATAAAATGTAGTTGTCAAAAGAGAAAGTAGCGTTCGAATCGTTGTATTCTATTTTTACTTCAGCATCGGATGTGCCTAAGATACTTTTTAAGATGTTCAAAGGTTTTTTTGGCATAATGAACTCAGCTACTTGAGATGCTTTTACATCAGTACGAGCATATTTTACCAATTTGTGAGCGTCTGTTGCCACAAAAATCAAACCTTCTGGAGAAAACTGGAAGAAAACACCAGACATTACCGGACGCAAATCGTCATTTCCAGCTGCAAAAATCGTTTTGCTGATAGCAGTAGCCAAAACATCTGCAGGAACTAGTGTTACCGATGGTTCGTCAAGGTTTACTGATTTTGGGAATTCCTCTCCTGGAGCATACGCCAACGCATATTTTCCAGAGTTTGAACTGATTTCTATAGTGCTGTTTTCTTCAACCGTAAAAGTTAAGGGTTGTTCTGGAAAGGTTTTAAGGATTTCCAACAATAATTTTGCGGGTACTGCAACACTTCCTTTACTGGTTGAGTCAATAGCCAATGTGGCAGACATTGTAGTCTCCAAATCGGATGCCGAAACAGTTAATTCGTTATTATTTAATTCAAATAAGAAGTTATCCAAGATTGGTAAAGTATTGTTATTATTGATAACGCTACCTAAAACTTGTAATTGTTTTAATAAGTACGAACTCGATACTATAAATTTCATCTCTATTATTTTGTTTTTAAGGGTGTGCTTTTTCAGAATTAAAACTTAGAATACACTTTACAAATATATTGTAAACTATTCTAGAAAACCAACTTTTTTATTAACATCTATTTGCTGTATTTTCTTTTTCGAAGGAATGTAAATCCAAAACCAAATAGTAACAAAATTAGAATTGGAAGCCCGATAGTTAGGAACTGTGTAAAGGTATAGTTTTTATATACTTTTTCTTTATCTAATAATGGTAAGTCAAGATCTTTGCTACGAATGTTAATAAGTCCTGTATCATCCAATAGATAATTCACACAATTCATCATAAAATCTTTGTTGTCATATAAATTCCCAGAACGTTGGTCATAGCCTAATTCTATTGGCTGTCCCGCTTTATCCAGTTGGTTTTTTATAATATCCCCGTCTGCAATCACAATCATTTTGCTTTCTTTTCCATTGGTAACAAATGATTTGTCTCCAAAAGGAAGTACACGATTCTCAAACATCGAATGAAAAGAAC includes these proteins:
- the dnaN gene encoding DNA polymerase III subunit beta, whose translation is MKFIVSSSYLLKQLQVLGSVINNNNTLPILDNFLFELNNNELTVSASDLETTMSATLAIDSTSKGSVAVPAKLLLEILKTFPEQPLTFTVEENSTIEISSNSGKYALAYAPGEEFPKSVNLDEPSVTLVPADVLATAISKTIFAAGNDDLRPVMSGVFFQFSPEGLIFVATDAHKLVKYARTDVKASQVAEFIMPKKPLNILKSILGTSDAEVKIEYNDSNATFSFDNYILLCRLIDGKYPNYEAVIPKENPNKLMMDRSQFLSSVRRVAIFSNKTTHQIRLKVAGAELNISAEDIDYSNKAEERLTCDYQGDDMQIGFNSRFLTEMLNNLQSDMIMLEMSLPNRAGILTPIDGLEDGETVTMLVMPVMLNS
- a CDS encoding MutS-related protein is translated as MEIYKSYSQNYLEELKSINTKYNSISFLRFISILLFLGSLFYYIKTSESVFVMAAIILFASFLFLMRIHSKLSFQKKIKTALVEINNNEINYLERKSIPFENGSEFNDFHHPYAYDLDIFGDHSLFQNLNRTATFIGKKTLAKKLLTLLHNDEILKNHLAVQELKEKLNWRQEFLALAKIGQDNQSVYSSLLQWSRFESTPLSKVSVALSFLFPIGFFCNLLGYILTSNPVFLSYLTFFFVLNMSFLGRFYKRITIEIANAENIDVIVGQYSLLVQKIENETFHSDKLVDLQQKLNFQNQKASVHLKKLSGLFSNMDTIGNFVTGIVLNGTFLFNFHVLKSLIAWKKQHTIVLEEWLEVIGEFETLSSLANFSFNNPEFVYPTLNTNFKIDFSNLSHPLLNPATRVGNEVQFHPQSFMILTGSNMSGKSTFLRSLGINMVLSGMGAPVCASQANVHPLPVLVSMRLSDSLSDSESYFFAEIKRLKQIMDELEMNPAFVLLDEILRGTNSDDKRNGTIEVVKKVISKKAIGAIATHDIEVCLTTNDYPDILTNKCFEVEISNDELHFDYTLRNGICKNKSATFLMKKMGVI
- a CDS encoding universal stress protein — encoded protein: MKKILFPTDFSEVANNAFIHALHFAKIVNGEVLLLHTFDLPIVDNQFIPDNYYTIFDSLQLAQFDMFKEEIPKLREMAIAHHLDHIKLSHKLVDGDLIYAIKQAVIDERIDYVVMGTSGATGWESFFIGSNTGAVVTAVDVPVLCVPIEAKYSKIETIGFTTRFRDKDKAALKQVIKMAKKTHAVVKCLYVKTSKSDVKDDTVAQWKIEFEKEPVQFSIVKSDLVKETILDFISHKNIDTLAMITHKRNFFSELFKPSLTQKFSNISTIPVLAMHEE